The genomic region CGATGAGGGTGCCGCCGTGGGGCAGGACGTGCAGGTCCCCCGGCGGCAGCCCGGAGTCTTTCCACGCGGCTCGCAGGCGGACGGGCGGCTCCAGCGGGTCCTCGTCCGTCAGGCGGAAGGTGCCCCAGTGCATGGGGACGAACGCGCCCCGCCCGCCCAGGTCGCCGTAGGCGCGCACCGCCTCGTCGGGGTTCATGTGTGCCGGCGCCATGAACCAGCGCGGATCGTACGCGCCGATGGGCATCATCACGGCGTCGAACGGGCCCAGCCGCCGGCCGATCTCGCCGTATCCTTGGAAGTATCCGCTGTCCCCGCCAAAATAGACGCCGCGCCCCGACACGGTCCGCAACGCGAACGATCCCCAGAGCCGGTCGTTGAACTCGCGCAGCCCGCGCCGCGTCCAGTGCTGGGCCGGCGCGCAGGTGATGGACAGCGGCCCGCCCGCCGCGGGCAATTCCACCGTATCCCACCAGTCCACGTCATGCACGTTCCTCGTGATGCCGCGCGCGACCAGCCACGTCGCGTGCCCCAGCGGCGCGATCCACGTCAGCGCATCATCGTGCGTCGCGTGAAGCTCGCGGACCGTCGGCTCGTCGAGGTGATCGTAATGGTCGTGCGAGAGCAGGACGGCGTCGATGGGCGGCAGATCGCTGAGTGCGAGGCCGGGCGGGGTGAAGCGCTTCGGGCCCATCCACGACAACGGCGAGGCCCGCTGGCTGAAGTGCGGATCGGTGAGCAGGTTCAGCCCGCCGATCTGCAGCAGAAAGCTGGCGTGTCCAATCCAGGTGATGCGAATCTCGTCCGCCGCCGCCCGCGGCCGCGCGATGTCGGGCGCCGCGCGCGGCAGGTCTGACGGCTGCGGATTCGGCGGCTGCTTGGACCACATCCGCTCCCACTGCCACCGCAGCACGCCGCCGCCGGCCCGCTGGTCCGCCACCTCCAGCGGCCAGGGAATCCGGAACCGCCCATCCGGTCCGTGGTGCGCGGGTCTCGCGCGAGAAGTTTCGGTCATCGATTCTGATCGTTTGCCGCCCGACGGACGGAGCGGACGCGCCGGATTCCCGTTTGGTGATTGGCAAAAATCCCACCGGTGGCGCGTTCGCCCCGCTTGTTGCCCCTGAGCGTTGTGTCTAGCTTCAGAATCGTGGGCGACGAATCTCCCGTCGCCCTGCGGCTTCACCCCAGCGATCCAGAGGCTCATGGTTGACTACGATCGCAGCTACCGGATCGATGCCGCGCCGGCTGCAAGCGCCGGCTCAACGGCCCGCACGCGGCCCGCCGCGGTGGAGGGGCCGCCGCCGAGCCGCGCCGCCCTCCAGGACATGGCACGGCGATTCGACGAACTCGCCGCGAAGTGGCGGGAGGACACCGAGTTCGATTCCGCGCCGACGACGATCTATCAGCACCCGGCCTACTTGGAGATCGTCAGTTGGGGTCCGCCGGTTCTGCCGCTGATGTTCGCTGACCTCGCCACGCACGGCTCGTTCTGGTTCGGCGCGCTGCGAACACTCACGGGCGAAGACCCGGTGCCGCGGGAAGACCGGGGACGCATCGCTCGCATGCGAGAGCATTGGCTAAGCTGGGGGCGTGCGCGGGGGTACCTGGATGGATGATGGTCTCCGCACACGATATCCCAGGTTGGCCCGCAGTCACTTCGTCGTGACGAGTCCGCCGAGCGAGGCGTACAACTGCATCGCGTGGGCGGCAGGCCATGATACGGAATGGTGGGATCCGTTAGGTTTCTGGTGGCCACGAGACGCCCTCGCCGAGTGGTCACTTCGCGCGATGCTCGACGTGTTCAGAATATTGGGCTACTCGCCAGCATTTACGGGGGAATTGGAGACGGGGATCGAGAAGATCGCCATTTACGGGTTCGAGAACGATCCAAAGCACGTCACGCGGCAGCTGGAATCCGGCCACTGGACAAGCAAGCTGGGGAAGAACGTAGACATCGAACACGAACTCGACGGCCTCTGCGGGTCCAAGTACGGCGAGGTGCTGATGGTCATGAGTCGCCCACAGGGGGCTCGACCTCGGGGCCCGATACCGCTCGTCCGGCGGGGTGTTGCCGACGCGGTGGGCGCTTGATCTGTCGCCCTGAGAGTGTAGAGTGCGACGAGGCTCTCCTCGTCCGATGCTTCACCCCAGCGATCCAGGACCATGGTCGACTACGATCGGAGCTACCAGCACGACGCCGAGCCGTCCGCCGCCGCAGGCTCATCGGCACGCCAGCGTCCTCCCGTGCCCGCTTCCCCACGGACCGCGCACAGTCGGCGCGCGCCGGAGGAAATGGTGCGGCGCTTTGAGGATCTTGCGGCGCGCTGGCGGGAGGACACCCTGTTCCACTCGTCACCCAAGATCCTCTTCGAGCATCCGGCGTATCAGGAGATCATCGGGATGGGCCCACCCGTCGTGCCGCTCCTACTCCGTGATCTCAGGTCCGAGGACTCGCTCTGGTTCACGGCGCTCCACGCGATCACGGGTGAAAATCCGGTCCCACCAGGTGATCGCGGCGACATCCCCCGGATGACGGAGCACTGGCTGAACTGGGGGCGCGAACGCGGCTACGTAGATGGATGATACTCTTCGCGAGAAGTACCCGCGCCTTTCCCACGGTCACTTCGTGGTCACGAGCCCCGCGACGCGCAAGTACAACTGCGTCGCTTGGGCAGCCGGGGACGACCGGCATTGGTGGGCTCCC from Longimicrobium sp. harbors:
- a CDS encoding MBL fold metallo-hydrolase — translated: MTETSRARPAHHGPDGRFRIPWPLEVADQRAGGGVLRWQWERMWSKQPPNPQPSDLPRAAPDIARPRAAADEIRITWIGHASFLLQIGGLNLLTDPHFSQRASPLSWMGPKRFTPPGLALSDLPPIDAVLLSHDHYDHLDEPTVRELHATHDDALTWIAPLGHATWLVARGITRNVHDVDWWDTVELPAAGGPLSITCAPAQHWTRRGLREFNDRLWGSFALRTVSGRGVYFGGDSGYFQGYGEIGRRLGPFDAVMMPIGAYDPRWFMAPAHMNPDEAVRAYGDLGGRGAFVPMHWGTFRLTDEDPLEPPVRLRAAWKDSGLPPGDLHVLPHGGTLIV
- a CDS encoding DUF7689 domain-containing protein, whose translation is MDDGLRTRYPRLARSHFVVTSPPSEAYNCIAWAAGHDTEWWDPLGFWWPRDALAEWSLRAMLDVFRILGYSPAFTGELETGIEKIAIYGFENDPKHVTRQLESGHWTSKLGKNVDIEHELDGLCGSKYGEVLMVMSRPQGARPRGPIPLVRRGVADAVGA